ACTGACCATCGATATTTTGGCCAAGAAGTCGGAGATGTGGAAGGATATCATCAAGATTGGACGCACGCATCTCATGGATGCAGTGCCATTAACACTGGGCCAAGAGTTCAGTGGCTATCGCCAAATGATGACCAATTGCTTTACGCGATTGAACTCGGCTCTCCCGAACTTGTATCAATTGTCGCTCGGTGGAACCATGGTGGGCACAGGTCTACTCAGTCCCGAGGATTTCGGTCCACGTTGTATCAAACGTATTGCAGATATCACAAGTCTGCCCTTTGTGTCGGCTACTAATTTGTTTGAGGCGATTGGTTCACGGGATTGCCTCGTCGAGCTCCACGgcgaactcaactcaattgcTGTGAGTCTCATGAAGATCGCCAATGACATTCGTTTCATGGGTTCGGGTCCTCGTTGTGGACTAGGCGAGCTTAGCCTGCCGGAGAATGAACCGGGCAGCTCGATTATGCCGGGGAAAGTTAATCCCACGCAGTGTGAAGCCATTACTATGATCTGTGCTCAGGTTATGGGCAATCAGGTGGCTGTCTCCGTGGGTGGCTACAATGGACACTTTCAGCTGAATGCCTTCATGCCACTAATAGCCTCAAATGTGCTGCGTTCCATCAATCTGTTGAGTGACGGTCTGCATACTTTCTGCAACAATTGCCTTGATGGCCTTCGGCCGAATATGGAGAAAATCAATAAGATCATGAGTGAATCTCTGATGCTGGTCACTGCTCTCAGCCCATTCATTGGCTACGATCGAGCTGCCGCCATCGCCAAGTCGGCACATCAAAATGGCACCACTTTGAAGCAGGAGTCAGTACGAGCTGGCATTGTGGAGAAAGACTTTGATCAATGGGTTAATCCGGCAAAAATGCTAGGACCCACATAGAAAATATAGCTACTCTTACTATatacaatcaaataaataaaatagaactggtttaaaattacaacaaatttaatcgTTCATTTGGCtataatttaactaattaGCTTGCCCTCGGCTTAAATTCTAGttcatattttgcatttatgatTCAATACgaacattaaaatgcaatacgAATTTTGAAAAGATCCATCATGGTGCGCgatcaattttgaatttttgtgtaATGTGCTAGTACTCTTGTTTAGTGCAAATGGCAGCCTTGTTGCCTTTACTTTTTGAGTTCAGTCTGTTGTATACCTCCGCCCGATAAAAGCATTTTCTTAAAAGGTAAATTACGCAAATTTGGTAGCAGTACTATTTTGATCAGCAAAGTTTAATTTCTAACACTAAAATAGCAGGCCTTCTCTTTCTGTTATTTATTCTCTCGTTAAACACAAATTCCCTAAACACATCTTAAGCTTAACATCAGACACAATCAAATATATACACTACTTTAATTGTCGTCCGTACTATGGCGCAATCGGACCCCAGTGCAATCAAGGTTTCCATGCGCACCGAGAGCGATACGCTGGGTCAAGTAGAGGTGCCAGACAATAGCTACTTTGGCGCCCAGACAGGTCGTTGTCTCATCAATTTTCCCATTGGAGGTGTCAACGAACGCATGCCTGTAAGTCACAAGCCCGATTCATCTACAAATCAATACAACTAATCCTTGACTTTAGAGACCCATCATTCAGGCCATGGGCGTGTTGAAGAAGGCAGCGGCTGAGGTTAACCAGGAGTTTGGACTGGATGCCAAGATCAGCACTGCCATATCGAGTGTCTGTGATGAGGTGATCTCGGGCAAACTCTACGACGATGGTCACTTTCCGCTGCCCATTTGGCAAACTGGCTCTGGAACTCAGACCAACATGAATTGCAACGAGGTGATCAGCAATCGAGCCATAGAAATACTTGGAGGTACTTTGGGCTCTAAGAATCCGGTGCATCCCAACGATCATGTCAACAAATCCCAGAGTTCTAATGACACCTTTCCAACGGCCATTCACATTGCCGTGGCCATTGAGCTGAATATGAGCCTGAAGCCAGCGGTTACCAAGCTACGAGATGCACTAATGGCCAAGTCCAATGAATGGAAGGACATCATCAAAATCGGACGCACCCACACCCAGGATGCGGTGCCATTAACCCTGGGCCAAGAATTTAGCGGTTATACGCAGCAGCTAACCAATGGTCTACAGCGAATTGAAGCTGTTCTGCCGCATGTCTATCAGTTGGCCTTGGGTGGCACAGCTGTGGGTACGGGTCTTAACACGCGCAAAGGATTCGCTGAGAAGGCCGCCAGTCGCATTGCCCAACTAACCTCAATGCCGTTTGTGAATGCACCCAA
This is a stretch of genomic DNA from Drosophila albomicans strain 15112-1751.03 chromosome 3, ASM965048v2, whole genome shotgun sequence. It encodes these proteins:
- the LOC117571277 gene encoding probable fumarate hydratase, mitochondrial is translated as MSFDQKEMFSLMYKLARLTQKDTRVEHDSLGPVNVPLDRLYGSQTMRSLTMFPIGGVEERMPRAIIIALGIIKKACAEVNREFGLETEISDAIVKAAEEIVSGKLYDEEHFPLAIWQTGCGAHTNENVNEVISNRAIELLGGQIGSKDPVDPHTHVNMGHSTNDSYSSAINIAVAMQLQEKLFPALRLTIDILAKKSEMWKDIIKIGRTHLMDAVPLTLGQEFSGYRQMMTNCFTRLNSALPNLYQLSLGGTMVGTGLLSPEDFGPRCIKRIADITSLPFVSATNLFEAIGSRDCLVELHGELNSIAVSLMKIANDIRFMGSGPRCGLGELSLPENEPGSSIMPGKVNPTQCEAITMICAQVMGNQVAVSVGGYNGHFQLNAFMPLIASNVLRSINLLSDGLHTFCNNCLDGLRPNMEKINKIMSESLMLVTALSPFIGYDRAAAIAKSAHQNGTTLKQESVRAGIVEKDFDQWVNPAKMLGPT
- the LOC117571227 gene encoding probable fumarate hydratase, mitochondrial, with amino-acid sequence MAQSDPSAIKVSMRTESDTLGQVEVPDNSYFGAQTGRCLINFPIGGVNERMPRPIIQAMGVLKKAAAEVNQEFGLDAKISTAISSVCDEVISGKLYDDGHFPLPIWQTGSGTQTNMNCNEVISNRAIEILGGTLGSKNPVHPNDHVNKSQSSNDTFPTAIHIAVAIELNMSLKPAVTKLRDALMAKSNEWKDIIKIGRTHTQDAVPLTLGQEFSGYTQQLTNGLQRIEAVLPHVYQLALGGTAVGTGLNTRKGFAEKAASRIAQLTSMPFVNAPNFFEALGSRDAMVEVHGALNTIAVSLMKIANDIRFLGSGPRCGLGELCLPENEPGSSIMPGKVNPTQCEALTMICAQVMGNHVAVSIGGANGHFELNVFKPLIASNVLRSIKLISDGCNTFASNCVKGIKPNKANIAKIMNESLMLVTALNPHIGYDKAAQIAKTAHKNGTTLKAEALKSGIAEKDFDDWVRPEKMLGPT